From Anaerobacillus sp. CMMVII, one genomic window encodes:
- a CDS encoding DUF420 domain-containing protein: MERKVRNYTPAIIILTIIINGLVIILSGMPRLEIDPGFDVKILPLINAILNSFTFIFLVAALWAIKKRNIALHTKFIYAAFTTTALFLITYVGHHALSEATTFGGEGILKSIYYFILITHIVLAAAIVPLALTTLARGLNRQDEKHRKIARWTMPLWLYVAITGVLVYVLISPYY, translated from the coding sequence GTGGAAAGAAAAGTTCGAAATTATACGCCAGCTATTATTATTTTAACGATCATTATTAACGGGCTTGTTATTATTTTATCTGGAATGCCAAGACTTGAAATTGACCCAGGTTTTGATGTGAAAATCCTACCTTTAATCAATGCTATTTTAAATTCTTTTACATTCATTTTTTTAGTTGCTGCCTTGTGGGCGATTAAAAAAAGAAACATTGCCTTGCATACCAAATTTATTTATGCGGCATTTACGACAACTGCACTGTTTTTAATCACATATGTTGGACATCATGCCTTGTCTGAAGCGACAACCTTTGGTGGGGAAGGAATCCTAAAATCCATTTATTACTTCATCTTAATTACGCATATTGTCTTAGCTGCTGCGATTGTTCCACTTGCGTTAACAACCTTAGCCCGAGGCTTAAACCGTCAGGATGAAAAACACAGAAAAATTGCCCGCTGGACAATGCCGCTATGGTTATATGTAGCGATCACTGGGGTACTAGTTTATGTTTTAATTTCGCCATATTATTAA
- a CDS encoding PGDYG domain-containing protein encodes MMPKYRRKPLVVEAVKITSPITIQTAEGKMSGNAGDYLITQSDGAQYPVNAETFEQTYEPVKTYTDAKNVMYRVLRKLKRKLITGEQN; translated from the coding sequence ATGATGCCAAAGTATCGTAGAAAGCCCTTAGTTGTTGAGGCTGTAAAAATTACAAGTCCGATAACAATCCAAACAGCTGAAGGGAAAATGAGTGGAAATGCAGGGGATTATTTAATCACTCAATCCGATGGTGCTCAGTATCCAGTTAACGCAGAAACGTTTGAACAAACATATGAACCAGTAAAAACGTATACTGATGCGAAAAACGTGATGTATAGAGTGTTAAGAAAGTTAAAGAGAAAACTCATAACCGGGGAACAAAACTAA